A window of Roseobacter fucihabitans genomic DNA:
GCTTTGATGCGGTGATGTTTGGCAATGAAAACGATCGCCCCTATGAGTTTCAGGTGGACCCTGCCTCATCGGCGATGATGGCCTATGTCATCGGGCAATTGCGCGGTGAGATTACCGTGCCTTTTGGCGTCAATATGCTCTGGGATCGGATGGCGAGCGTGGCGGTTGGCGCCACAACCGGGGCGGGTTTCATCCGCGAGATTTTCACCGGCACATATGCCTCGGATATGGGGCTTTGGTCGCCGGATGCGAGCAAGGCCATGCGCTATCGCGACCGATTGGGGCGCTCGGATATGGCGATGTTGTTTAATGTCTCGGCGGAATTCGTCCATTCGCTGGATGCGCGCTCCCTGCCGGATCGCGCGCGCTCTGCGGTGTTTTCTTCCATCCCCGATGCGGTGCTGGTGTCGGGCCAGATCACCGGCGAGGCGGCGGCGATGTCCGACCTTGAAGCGGTCAAAGCGGTGCTACCCGACACGCCCGTGATGACCAATACCGGCGTCAAACACGAGACCTTCGCGGATGTTCTGCGCGTGGCGGATGGCTGCATCGTCGGCTCGTCGTTGAAAGTGGATGGGGATACATGGCAAGCCGTTGATCCGGACCGCGCCCGCGATTTCATGGACCGGGTAAAGGCCGCACGCGGATGACGGATCGCACCGAACATGACCTGATGGATTTGATGCAGGTGCCGGGGTTGTCGGGCCATGAGGACCGTGTGCGCCGCGCGATTGCTGCGCGACTGGAGGAGATGGGGCTGGCGACCCGCACCGAAAGGCTTGGCAATCTGGTCACCACATTTGAGGGGCCCGGCCCGTCCGTCATGGTGTTCACCCATATGGATCAGCTTGGCTTCATCGTGCGCCGGATCGAGGATAACGGCTTCATCCGGTTGGTGCGTCTCGGTGGGGTTCCCGAACGCGCGTTGCTTGCCCGAGAGGTGTTGATCTGCGCAGCGCAGGGGTGTGATATCCTGGGCGTGATCGCCAACAAAAGCCACCATGCCACCGAACCGGATGAAAAATCCAGGGTGCTCGCGACATCAGAGCTTTATGTAGATGCAGGCTTCACGTCGCGCGAGGATGCCGAAGCAGCGGGCGTCCGGATCGGCGCGCCTGTGGTCTATGCCCCGCGCGCCTTCGAGCTGGGGCCGGATCGCATTTGCGGCACAAGCGTGGATGATCGCGCGGGCTGTGCGGTGCTGCTGGAAGTCGCGCGGGCTTTGAAAGACCGCAGCGGTGGCCCGACCGTATATCTGGCATTTACCGTGCAGGAAGAATTCAACCTGCGCGGCGCACAGCCGGTGGCGCAGAGCTTGCAACCGGATATGGCGATCCAGATTGATCTGATGCTGGCCAGCGACACGCCGGAAATGGGCGCGCGCGGTGACATGGTGCTCGGGGGCGGTCCGGGCATGAGCCTCTATTCCTTCCATGGCTGCGGTACGTTGAACGGGGTCATTCCGCATCCCGCCATTGTCGATTTGATCGAAAGGGCGGCAGATGCGGCAGGCATCCCGCTCCAGCGCTCCGCACAGGTGGGCATCTTGACCGACCTGTCTTATGTGCAATTGGTGGGGCAGGGTGTGGCCTGTGTCGATCTGGAGTTTCCCATGCGCTATTCGCATTTGGCGCGTGAGGTTTGTGATCTGCGCGACCTTGTGACTTTGGCGGATTTGCTGGTGCCTGCGCCGGCGCGGATTGACGCTGATTTTTTACTGAACCGGGATGAATACACCTGATGGCTTATACGCTTGGCATCGACATCGGCACCTATGAAACCAAGGGCGTTTTGGTGGATTTCACCGGGCGCATCATCGCGCAGGCCGCGCGTGGACACAAGATGCTGGTGCCGCAACCGGGATGGGCAGAACACCGCGCCGAAGAGGATTGGTGGGGTGATTTCGTCTATGTCTGCCAGAGCCTTCTGGCCAATAGCGGGATAGACGCGCGTGAGATCAAAGCGGTTGCTTGCAGCGCCATCGGTCCCTGCATGCTCCCCGTGGACGCAAGCGGCGCGCCTTTGATGAACGGGGTTCTTTACGGCGTGGACGGGCGCGCAGAAGCGGAGGTGCGGGAGTTGAGCGCGCGCATCGGTGAAGACACCATCATCGCGCGTTGTGGCAACGCGCTGACGTCCCAATCCGTGGGGCCAAAAATCCTCTGGCTGAAACGGCATCGCCCCGACATATATGCGAAAACGGCGCATATCCTGACCTCCACCAGCTTTCTGGTGCAGCGGCTCACGGGCGAAACCGTGATCGATCACTACACGGCGGCGAATTTTTCACCGCTCTATGATATCGCCACGCAAACCTGGGTGGATGATTTGGCGGATGACATCGTGGGGCTGGAAAAACTGCCACGGCTGATGTGGTCGGGCGATATTGCTGGGCAGATCACGCCCGAGGCCGCCGCGGCGACCGGGCTGGCCGCAGGGACGCCCGTCACCGCCGGCACGATTGATGCGGCCGCAGAGGCGTTTTCAGTCGGGGTCGATAAACCGGGCGACATGATGATGATGTATGGCTCGACCATTTTCATCATTCTGCGCACCAAGACCCGCGTGGCAGACTCCGCGATTTGGTACGCGCCCTGGCTATTTGAGGGGGAGCATGCCTCTATGGCCGGGCTGGCCACATCGGGGACGCTGACCCATTGGTTTCGTGACCAAATGGCGCGGGATCTGGAGATGGCTGAGGCATTCTCCATACTGGCGCAGGAGGCGGGGACCTCGCAGCCCGGTGCCAATGGCTTGCTGTTCCTGCCCTATTTCTCGGGGGAACGCACACCCATCCATGACATCCACGCCAAGGGCGCGTTTTTCGGACTGAACCTGACGCACACACGCGGTGACATGTACCGCGCCTTGATCGAAGGCATCGCTTACGGGACGCGCCATGTGACCGATACATTTGCCGATCTGGGACAACGCCCGACGCGGCTACTTGCGGTGGGGGGCGGGACGAAAAACCGGCTCTGGTTGCAGGCGACATCTGATATCACGGATATTGATCAGGCGGTCTGCGAAAAAATCACCGGAGCGAGCTATGGCGACGCCTTTTTGGCGGCGCTGGCGATTGGCACTGTCGCGCGTGCGGACATCGCCGATTGGAACCCGGTTCAGGAAACCGT
This region includes:
- a CDS encoding M42 family metallopeptidase; protein product: MTDRTEHDLMDLMQVPGLSGHEDRVRRAIAARLEEMGLATRTERLGNLVTTFEGPGPSVMVFTHMDQLGFIVRRIEDNGFIRLVRLGGVPERALLAREVLICAAQGCDILGVIANKSHHATEPDEKSRVLATSELYVDAGFTSREDAEAAGVRIGAPVVYAPRAFELGPDRICGTSVDDRAGCAVLLEVARALKDRSGGPTVYLAFTVQEEFNLRGAQPVAQSLQPDMAIQIDLMLASDTPEMGARGDMVLGGGPGMSLYSFHGCGTLNGVIPHPAIVDLIERAADAAGIPLQRSAQVGILTDLSYVQLVGQGVACVDLEFPMRYSHLAREVCDLRDLVTLADLLVPAPARIDADFLLNRDEYT
- a CDS encoding BtpA/SgcQ family protein → MNTLFQAAFGTSKPVIGMVHLCALPGAPLFDPDVDLVAAARADLDALQGAGFDAVMFGNENDRPYEFQVDPASSAMMAYVIGQLRGEITVPFGVNMLWDRMASVAVGATTGAGFIREIFTGTYASDMGLWSPDASKAMRYRDRLGRSDMAMLFNVSAEFVHSLDARSLPDRARSAVFSSIPDAVLVSGQITGEAAAMSDLEAVKAVLPDTPVMTNTGVKHETFADVLRVADGCIVGSSLKVDGDTWQAVDPDRARDFMDRVKAARG
- a CDS encoding FGGY-family carbohydrate kinase, coding for MAYTLGIDIGTYETKGVLVDFTGRIIAQAARGHKMLVPQPGWAEHRAEEDWWGDFVYVCQSLLANSGIDAREIKAVACSAIGPCMLPVDASGAPLMNGVLYGVDGRAEAEVRELSARIGEDTIIARCGNALTSQSVGPKILWLKRHRPDIYAKTAHILTSTSFLVQRLTGETVIDHYTAANFSPLYDIATQTWVDDLADDIVGLEKLPRLMWSGDIAGQITPEAAAATGLAAGTPVTAGTIDAAAEAFSVGVDKPGDMMMMYGSTIFIILRTKTRVADSAIWYAPWLFEGEHASMAGLATSGTLTHWFRDQMARDLEMAEAFSILAQEAGTSQPGANGLLFLPYFSGERTPIHDIHAKGAFFGLNLTHTRGDMYRALIEGIAYGTRHVTDTFADLGQRPTRLLAVGGGTKNRLWLQATSDITDIDQAVCEKITGASYGDAFLAALAIGTVARADIADWNPVQETVQAKSDLIYEKHYALFRRLYEQTKDIGRELG